Proteins from a genomic interval of Lolium perenne isolate Kyuss_39 chromosome 1, Kyuss_2.0, whole genome shotgun sequence:
- the LOC127327912 gene encoding eukaryotic initiation factor 4A-6-like, whose amino-acid sequence MAGTLIYCDVQKEEWKLDTLGDLCESSPVAQRAVFVNTGGKVDWLADKMRGMGHAVSAMHEGMDQNSRDVAMAEFRAGASSVLVASDQLAPGGNDDQQVVSIVVNYDLPTRPENYLHRVGHSGRPVNFVTTQDVRILSDIQTLPNVVVQEFTSNVAGLF is encoded by the coding sequence ATGGCAGGAACGCTGATCTACTGCGACGTGCAGAAGGAGGAGTGGAAGCTCGACACTCTCGGCGACCTCTGCGAATCGTCGCCCGTCGCCCAGCGCGCCGTCTTCGTGAACACCGGCGGCAAGGTGGACTGGCTCGCCGACAAGATGAGGGGGATGGGCCACGCAGTCTCCGCGATGCACGAAGGCATGGACCAGAACTCCAGGGACGTCGCCATGGCGGAGTTCAGAGCTGGGGCTTCGAGCGTTCTCGTCGCCAGCGACCAGCTGGCACCTGGTGGTAACGACGATCAGCAGGTTGTCTCCATCGTCGTCAACTACGACCTGCCGACTCGGCCTGAGAACTACCTCCATCGCGTCGGGCATAGCGGTCGGCCCGTCAACTTCGTCACCACGCAGGACGTGAGGATCCTGTCCGACATCCAGACGTTGCCCAACGTCGTCGTCCAGGAATTCACGTCCAATGTCGCTGGCCTTTTCTAG
- the LOC127327845 gene encoding paired amphipathic helix protein Sin3-like 5 produces the protein MVAPDEPDAESVGHRRGKKAYMVETMQCLMFARDNLPSDVYNEFVNTMIEIWKQCADPDGEIRSICSENCIKEAMKLFQDCAPVKRGFLDFTQGRSPIHFLESDDADVDINASIQIPFDLLQRAKICPDISDDNYKTMLQTLVEFYRKRTMTAREVFHIMKGCMSNCPALLEEFTNKFFPPEIQALLAHERNSKTGHVGKADLCFTPDANHTLDGIEIKVTNTRQEGIEESLFAEEDEEDNVKPLPDWITYRLEEKLPPQVNLTNCKPCTPSYYRLPHNCRTLQSSYRTKLGRSVLNDALVCGRSGSEESENSKLKAKNEYETEIFSCEVHMFESDVLLERFRSTADFIKNLQDHAGSPLNIKEHLSPLHMRCIERLYADDSDLDELLESQNTSAVLAVLLSRLNQKVEGLSDARLYLHRANSQVIAKNYYRSLDHRGPSFKHLDAKRMSQKALLAEAKEINRMRLNGADEYANPDVHRDISSVISSACASEVKQMMTWTKIVHPFLSAQYMCPSLGETVAPEKACEYCGTNKDFLALPAKLPLSSKRDESPRKKSNECSYSQDGFGGDIEEGEFVPDTKIIKCDVMLGPRKRPESHGVGASSGDEPGPTTHDHMNEPENQYESRQQFKRIAKPRGMKGGTCCSLVVLRRLYQIFYERLRTARDLCTDDLYAEFKEKLVRLLDRSIDNYKFEDFCLKFLGPKSFKLFTLDIVINRVIKQICIISSSDQDNLLVQFLENLRRPTSPKILSQHQNFPSNPSDGSPKHAGEERDKALDDTGKLKPRHFERRKKRKLESDGVSSPRLGEGFQTHSGR, from the exons ATGGTAGCCCCTGATGAGCCGGATGCCGAAAGCGTTGGACACAGAAGGGGGAAAAAGGCATACATGGTAGAAACTATGCAATGCTTGATGTTTGCAAGGGACAACCTCCCCAGTGACGTGTACAATGAGTTCGTGAATACCATGATTGAGATTTGGAAACAATG TGCGGATCCTGATGGTGAAATAAGGAGCATCTGCTCCGAAAACTGCATCAAAGAGGCGATGAAGCTATTTCAAGACTGTGCTCCCGTCAAACGGGGATTCCTGGACTTTACCCAAGGCCGTAGCCCCATCCATTTTCTTGAAAGTGACGATGCTGATGTTGATATTAACGCCTCGATACAGATTCCGTTTGATTTACTTCAGAGAGCGAAG ATATGTCCTGACATCAGTGATGACAATTATAAAACAATGTTGCAAACCCTGGTAGAATTTTACAGGAAAAGAACCATGACCGCCAGAGAAGTTTTCCATATT ATGAAGGGATGCATGAGTAACTGTCCAGCGTTGCTAGAAGAATTTACAAATAAATTTTTCCCTCCTGAAATACAGGCGCTTCTGGCACATGAGAGAAATTCGAAGACTGGTCATGTGGGCAAG GCCGATTTATGCTTTACTCCAGATGCTAATCACACCTTGGATGGTATCGAGATCAAAGTGACCAATACGAGACAAGAAG GTATTGAAGAATCACTTTTTGCCGAAGAGGACGAGGAAGACAATGTTAAACCCTTGCCAGACTGGATTACTTACAGACTTGAGGAGAAGTTACCCCCGCAAGTCAATCTCACCAACTGCAAACCTTGCACTCCTAGCTATTACCGGCTACCACATAAT TGTAGAACTCTTCAATCAAGTTACCGAACCAAACTTGGAAGGTCTGTTCTCAACGATGCTTTGGTTTGTGGCAGATCTGGGAGTGAGGAATCAGAGAACTCTAAGCTCAAAGCTAAAAATGAATATGAAACGGAAATATTTTCTTGTGAAGTACACAT GTTTGAGAGTGACGTGCTATTAGAGCGGTTTCGTTCGACTGCTGACTTTATTAAAAATCTTCAAGATCATGCTGGAAGCCCTTTGAATATTAAGGAACATCTCTCTC CTCTACATATGAGGTGCATTGAAAGACTATATGCCGATGACAGTGATCTTGACGAATTGTTGGAGAGTCAGAATACTAgtgctgttcttgctgttctactTTCTCGTTTAAATCAGAAGGTTGAAGGTTTGTCAGACGCGCGCTTATATCTGCATAGGGCCAACTCACAAGTTATTGCCAAAAATTACTACAGATCGCTTGATCACCGTGGCCCCTCTTTCAAACACTTAGATGCAAAGAGAATGAGCCAAAAag CTTTACTGGCCGAAGCCAAAGAAATCAATAGAATGAGGCTGAATGGCGCAGATGAATATGCTAATCCTGACGTGCACAGGGACATAAGCAGTGTTATTTCCTCTGCATGCGCTTCTGAAGTGAAGCAGATGATGACTTGGACAAAAATAGTACACCCCTTTCTTTCTGCTCAATATATGTGTCCATCCTTGGGCGAAACTGTAGCTCCCGAAAAAGCTTGTGAATATTGTGGTACCAACAAAGATTTTCTCGCTTTGCCTGCTAAGCTTCCTTTATCTTCCAAG AGAGATGAATCTCCAAGGAAAAAATCCAATGAGTGTAGTTATTCACAAGATGGTTTTGGAGGGGACATCGAGGAGGGTGAGTTTGTACCTGATACCAAAATCATCAAGTGTGATGTCATGCTTGGTCCTAGAAAACGACCAGAAAGTCATGGTGTTGGTGCTTCCAGTGGAGATGAACCCGGCCCTACTACTCATGACCACATGAACGAACCTGAAAATCAGTATGAATCAAGGCAACAATTCAAAAGAATAGCTAAACCGCGTGGCATGAAAGGGGGCACCTGTTGTTCTCTCGTTGTGCTCCGCAGGCTTTACCAG ATTTTTTATGAGAGACTACGGACCGCAAGAGATTTGTGCACTGATGATCTATATGCAGA ATTCAAGGAGAAACTGGTCAGGCTACTTGATCGCTCTATTGATAATTATAAATTTGAGGACTTCTGCCTGAAATTCCTTGGGCCAAAGTCGTTTAAACTTTTTACTCTGGACATAGTGATAAACCGGGTTATCAAGCAG ATTTGTATAATTTCTTCAAGCGATCAGGATAACTTACTTGTTCAGTTCCTGGAGAACTTAAGGAGACCAACTTCACCCAAAATTTTGTCCCAACATCAAAAC TTTCCAAGTAATCCATCAGACGGCTCGCCAAAGCATGCCGGAGAGGAGCGAGACAAAGCTCTTGATGATACCGGAAAACTTAAGCCGCGTCACTTTGAGAGAAG GAAGAAACGCAAGTTGGAGAGCGATGGAGTGAGTTCCCCTCGGCTTGGAGAAGGGTTTCAAACTCATAGTGGAAGGTGA